Genomic segment of Trichoderma breve strain T069 chromosome 7 map unlocalized scaffold00007, whole genome shotgun sequence:
GAGCAGCAGGCTCCGCATCCAGCACAAGTTCTCAGGACTGCTCCATTTGCCTCAACTCCATTGGCGTAAGCATCTCTCCTGACACTCGATTATGACTCTCAAGCTAACCTCTCCAACAGCCTTGCCAATCACTCTTCGTTGCCCCTTGCTCTCACACATGGCACTTCAAGTGCGTACGCGCTCTACTCACCTCTCCACAAtatcccatcttcatctgtcCCAACTGCCGTGCCGGAGCCGACCTAGAAGCCGACGTTGAGGACCCCGAGGAGTGGCAAAACCTCGATGATTTTGACGGCCCCGAAGAGCCGGCCGCCCCTACCACCATCGATGCGCCTGCTCCAGAAATCGAATTGCctctgccttctcctcctgAAGAACCACACGAAGCAACAGTTCAGGAAACAGATACCATGGACGTGACTGTCAATTTTACTTCAacagccagcccagccgaGAGCCCGACGGCACCGCACGCAACCTCCGAGCCGTTGCCCATAAGAGGAGCTGGCCGTACCGCTCATTTGCGAGAAAACGGCACTCCCTCGCCACCTGGCAGCGGGGCTGAGGGCCTCATCACGCCTAGGAATAATGCAGGGCCATGGGTATTTGACGGCAGGGCAGGTCGACAACCACCGAGCGACACAGCCGATATGCCGAGCCTCGACTCTGCGGCAGACGCCGACATGACTACACATGAATCTAGCGACGACTCTGCCAGCCGGTAGCACCAAGTTGAGCAACTTGAGAGCATTCCAATTTTGGGGGTGTGTCTGGTGGTCGACTGTGCCGGCACTTGGGTGCTGCTAATCATAATGTATCATTTTTTATCTGCCATGGTTTACTCATTGTTCGTCGCCTCCTCTGCCTGCTGGGCATGGGCGCAGACGCCTGTTGCATCAAACTTGTTCGACGTTATTTGCGGCGGCGGAtttctcgttttcttcaCAGCTTGATCTCACtgtcttttttatttttattttcctttgtcgATTTCCTGCGTGTTTGGAGTGTGGCGTGATTCTCCATGAAACGAACCGCAAAACAGACTTTTGGGCGTATGGCGTCATGATCAAGCATGGCTCATTCTGGCCGCAACTGGGACGGGTGGAAAGCATCTTTAGCATGGGCACTAGCGCGGGATATGGTTAGAAAGCTACAATTCTGatttctctatttctctctccccgAATCACTTCATTTTACTTCTGCATGGTTCATTTTTGCTCTTGGGGGTAGTGAAAACTGGGAAGAGGCTGTTACTGCTGTTACGACGTCTTCATTTCCGCACGGCCCGGTACGGTACGGAGTTGCCGCCTGACATCCATTTTTATCGGCATAAGGCAGGCTGGTTTTACGGCGCCAATTCAAGGGTACAGGCTAAAAGATTTGGGGAATTACTGCACTCATGGTGTAAGAcagggggagaagaaaagtgaTGTCGATTTCTATACAAGAAAAAGGGTTCCTCTGGGATTTCTCGGTCTTTTCGCAGCTGGTGATTAGACGGCCGGAGTTTGAGTGGGATATGATGTCAATGTGGCAGCCTTTTGACGGTGATTGGCTGGGCAACTCTGGGCTGGAGAACATTGCGGCAACAGCTCCGAGATGAGGTTATTTGGGGGGCTTGAAACCGCCCTGAATTCTCTATTTTTGGGCTGTTGCTGGACTCGGCGATACTATCGAGTACATATATAGCATCGTCCATTTCTACATAGTACATGGTAATCCGTACATGTCAATATAATGTTGGCTTCTGATCAGTTAAACTGCAAGAATGAGATGCTCCGCCTTGCCTGTCCGTCCGGTCGGAGCTCCGGCACCGGGATGATCCGACCTATCGCCGAGATAAAAGTGACGGCACCACAATTTTCCAGTGCCGCCTTCGATTATGGCCGGAAACTGTCAAGCTGCtcgcctcttttttgttctcctCGAGTCGTGAAtccgcttctctctctgtctctctctttgatcttcatcgtcttttCTGTTTAGgtagagaaaagaagagggcttTTTTTGACAATGTTGCGACAATTTGCTTCTCGGGTGCAGCCTCGGGTGAGGGCCCAGGGCTCGAGGCTGCTGAGTGCGCAGAGCAAGTTTGGTGCGATCAAGGCGCAGATGCCGAGACGGACTATGGCGACGGTCAAGGTGGAGGGGATCCCAAAGGTTGGTTCATATGAggcttctcttttgtctttacGTCTTGGAGGCTAATTCTGGGGATTCAATGTGCAGGAACCTACTGAATTGGACGAAATTACGACACTGCCGAATGGTTTGCGAGTCGCTTCCGAAGCCCTCCCCGGTTCCTTTTCCGGCGTGGGCATCTACGTCGAGGCAGGGTCTCGGTTCGAGAACGATTCGCTGCGAGGCGTTTCCCACATCATGGACCGACTGGCGTTCAAGTCGACCTCGAGACACTCCGCGGACGAAATGCTCGCAAGGGTCGAGACGCTCGGGGGGAACATCCAGTGCGCATCTTCGCGGGAGAGCATGATGTACCAGGCGGCCACGTTTAACAGCGCCGTGCCGGAGACGGTGGCGCTGCTGGCGGAGACGATTCGCGACCCGCAGATTACGGATGAGGAGGTTGCTGAGCAGATTGAGACGGCAAGATATGAGATTGCGGAGATTTGGAGCAAGCCTGAGCTGATATTGCCGGAGCTGGTGCATACGGCGGCGTTTAAGGACAATACCCTCGGAAACCCGCTGTTGTGTCCCGAGGAGCGATTGGGGAGCATTGATAGGAGCACGGTGAAGATGTATAGGGATCTGTTTTACCGGCCGGAGAGGATGGTTCTGGCTTTTGCGGGTGTGGAACACGGGACAGCGGTTAAGCTGGCTGAGGAGTTCTTTGGGGACATGAAGACGCTTCCGCGGACCGGCTCAGAAACCAGCGTGAGCTCTCTCGCCAGCGACGCATCTGCTTCCTCCTCagcgtcatcatcatcttcttcttcaagctcctcctcttcacgATTAATGTCCAAAATCCCCCTCTTCAAGAACATCTCCACATCTACCACCCGCAATGCCACTGTCCTCTCATCTCCTTCTGAACTCGACATCACTCAGCCTTCTCGATATACTGGCGGattcctttctcttcctccccaGCCGCCGTCTCTTACTGGCACCAACTTTACACACATTCACCTTGCTTTTGAGGGACTGCCCGTTGCTTCAGACGACATTTATGCGCTGGCAACATTACAGACCCTTCTcggtggaggaggatctTTCTCTGCTGGTGGACCTGGCAAGGGCATGTACTCTCGCCTGTACACCAATGTGCTCAACCAGCACGGTTGGGTCGAATCATGCGTTGCCTTTAACCACTCTTACACCGACTCTGGTCTCTTTGGTATCTCGGCGTCTTGCTTGCCGGGCCACACCTCTGCCATGCTGGACGTGATGTGCCAGGAACTCCGAGCGCTGACTCTTGAACGGGGCATCTCGAAGCTGCAAGAGGGCGAAGTGACACGAGCCAAGAACCAGCTGCGGTCATCGCTGCTGATGAACTTGGAGAGCCGCATGGTGGAGCTAGAGGATCTCGGACGGTCTGTGCAGGTTCACAAGCGCAAGATTCCCGTGCGTGAGATGTGTCGACGGATCGAGGCGCTGAGCGTGCGGGACTTGCAGAGGGTGGCGAGCATGGTGATGGGCGGAGCGGTGAAGAATGCTGGGGGAGGTAGTGGTGCGCcgacggtggtggtgcaggAGGCGCAGGCGTATGGGGTGACGAGCCATACGATGACGTGGGATCAGATTCAGGATCGGATCGATGGGTGGAAGTTGGGGAGGAGGGCGTAATGGGGTTTGGATGAATGTGTGGGTTTGAAAagggggatgatgatgaagggatGAGGATATACAACTTggcatatatataaattgGCGCGGGAAGGGTGGTATTTGGGATGATATACGTGTATACATATCGTGTATTTTGTACGATTATTAAGGGAATTATTGAGATACAATGCTCTTTTATGGTGGTTTATGTGTTTGTGTTGTGAGTGATGTTATACGAGACATCTCGCAACGATGAAATAGAGAATCGTATCCATCGAAGGCTGATACTCCAAAGCTACATGTACGGGAAGCGTATCTACGAGGCCAGTTCACCGAGGGCATTACTTGCTGGGCTAGAAGCCTGTATCAATGACCACGAGTCTCTATGTCGCGAAGCCAGCATATTATATCGAGATATTCCATCAAGAACCTCATaatcgatgaagaagaggaagatccTTCATAGCGTGAGTTTCTCATAGACTTCGGTCTCGCTGTAAAAGGGAGGTGAATACTAGGTGCTTTGGgggcgaagaggaagactgGGACGCGAGCGTTTATGGTCATTGGAGCCCTTCGTGGCGTTGAATGCTCTTTTATGCATGATGATTTGTATGATTGATGGTCGTTTTACGGTATGGCTCACGTTTTTTGTTCCAGTGGTAGATGCTGAGAGGTGTCGATGGATGTCGATAAACATCGTTCCTCGAGGCAATGTACAGCTCAGACTAGAAAGGTTTCATGTTTGAACACTATATTCAGTTCAATGAAATTTGATAGATAATAGAATAGAGGTATCACGTCTCTCTGTACTCCTACGTTCACCTCATACCAGAAGCTTGACCAGCATCGTTGAATGACCCCCAGGCCGTGAGGAGGCTCAATGTTCTCCCTGCTTCCCGGAcgcctttttctctctcgctctaGTAGCCGACTAGTGTCTAAGGCGTCCACCAGATGCATAGATGCATGTTGAGCTGGCTCAGGTCGTACATCTTGCCCGAGATTTGCTTATCAATTCGCCGAAACAGTGCCAATCACCATCGCGAGAAGATTTGCTTGGCAATGCAGGGCGGCAGCAATCTCAAGCCTCTCACTCGTATTGAGCTGCGGCTGAtattgttttctctcttttctttttggcgAAAGCTGTGGCAAACTTTTTGGAATATATCATATATCCGGAAGCGGCACGGCTGAGACATGCGTGGGGGCCATCTCTTTGTTATTGGAGTTGATGCAGGACATGGTATCCTTGCTTAGTTTATGAATGATTCTCACGATCTATGATTGGCCTGGCTCTTTGACGCGACTTCGTATTTTGTTACTGTTGCTACTACCCCATGGGATCAATGTTACCGCTGTGGACTCTCCCGTGGAAACGGAACGTATAGTGCGATGAGATCTCATATTCGGATACTACGAACAGATTACATGTTATTGCCGGATATTGTAAGATATCATACCTATCTCACGAAGGCAAAAAGTAAGGATCAAAATCTGTCTCAAAGGTAATATCGACGACACCCCAAACGAAGTCTCTGCAGGAGGGCGCACAATGCAGCCTAATCTGGGTCTGGTGACCATATCCGTTTATTACCTTGCCCAATAAATCTCAAGAATACACGAGTTCGGTGACAAGGCAACTGTACGATGTTACTGCATGCTGGCTGCTTCTCATTCTGTAAAAGTTGATGCCCAGGCTGGGAACAAACCCTGTCACTTACATGAGGCTCAccggaaaaaagaaagaaagacagggTGTTTTGTAATTCAGCTCTCTTTTCCGTAATAATAAAGCAATGGCGTCACTTCTGACTGATCATGGAACTAGCCTCAGAGATCTTTAGAATTTGAGATATGACCCAGTAGCTTTGTAACAAGGATCCTAGTGTCGGGAAGTTAAGGAGATATGCGAAGAGCAAAATCGAGATCCGAACCGACAGAAGTGGATATGATTGTAGCCCAGTAACTAATACAAGTAAGCCTTTTCACAGCTCTACATGTATCCAATCCTTAACATTATACAGTATTAAGTAGATAAGTTCAAATTCACCCTTCTGAGGTATTAGCCACAGCCGTTCTACAGCATCTCAGTCATCTCTTTCGACCTCCCGCGTTTATGGACTCAGTGTGTaccagaaaaagaagcgGAGAAAGTCCCGAAAAATTCCTTGTCATCTACATCTGCCTCTGGATAATTGCCACGTCGGAGTCGCCGCAGCTGAGAGCAAGAtgtctcagcctcgtctttctttttaccCTGGTCCCCAACAAACAACGCAGCTCAAAGAAGCCACGCCAGCGCGGCAAGTCTAACCTGTATGAGACGGCTTTACAGCCTATTCTCATTCAATCTGCGCTGGGACAGTGCGGCGGTGGATATATGAATACTTATTCCGTAGTATTGAGATACGTCGGCCTGCCGGGGGTTTTTACAGGTATGTGTGGAGTACGGATTGAGCATAGATATGACGCCTGCATCTCGACCTGAAATTTTGTGGGACGTCCTTGGGAGATtaacaagagaaaaaaggaaagagaaattCGCCTGAGGATACATGCAGCTTGCTATACGAGCTACCCAATGACCAACGACTTATAGCCACTACATACTTCTTAAGGGATTTTTACACGAGTAATCTTAGTATATGCACGGCTGCTCTCAACATAATCAAGACTGAACGATTTATTATTTTGTATGTTGTGACAGGAGTGCCAAGATACTCGAGGTACCTAGGCAGGAGTTCTTGGAAAAGCAGGGATTACAACGGAGGGCGTTCAGCCCAGGCCATGCAGCGTATTACTTTTGGAAAAGCCACAACTGGAGTTCCTTTTGCAACAAGGGCTATTGCAGAACAATTGCCCAGTCGCCACAGCCACTTTGGTTCCTTAAAGGAGCCACAATTTCAAGGCTGGCCTAATCTGTCTCCAGGGGCATCAGCTGAGACGTGCGCATTTGTGGTGCTAATATTGACTTCTAAGTAAGCATATATTAACATCTCTCTTAATTTGATCTATTATAAAAAGGCTTGGATATCTGCACATCAAGACATGAAAAGCTCATTAACGTATACCCATTGAAGTCGGTACTCCCCACCACACCAACAACGCCTAGTCTTGCTATTCAAGTTCTGTACAAGTTCTGAGAATAAAAAACCAGTTGTTCAGGTGTATATTACCATCgttgatgctgaagctgtcTCTACGGCGAGTGATTCgacttttgtctctttttacTTCCAAAAGCGTCTGCCGCTATGGATGCGATTGGTACGTCACGTCACTCATTCTCCTGTCGTATTACCACTAACCGGGAGTTTTCTTGAAGAGTTGAAACCTGAATTAGCCATTCCATTTGATGCCCCCATAAAAGCTCGCAATCGAGAAACGTATGCCTCTTTTGGCGAAGACGGTCTCACAGCGACGGCAAATGCTCACGGACATCTGATCCAGATTACACGGTATTTTGGTAACGAACCATCGGGATTTATCTGCGTTGACCTCCCTGAAGCTCCTGCACCCTATTATGTCACGGATCGCATGAAGGAGCTTCAAAGGTTCTGTGAAGACTCTCACAAAGGAATGAAACTTCAATTGCCGGAACCGCTTAACAATGAGAGCCAAGAATTTGAGGATGATAATCAACCACTTGATGATGGGCTTAAATGGGGAATTGGGAAAGATATACCAAAGATTCAATTCTACCACGATCGCTGGCCTTCTTTTATTGCACAAAACCTATGGTTAGATTTTGAAGTCCAATACTTCATTTCTGCCAAGACAGTGTATCAGACATACACATTCAGCTCCGTTGAAGGGATGGAACAGATGTTTCCTAAAAAGTTTCCGCCATTGATAATTAGCGCCAACTTACTTCTCCGCCATCTCGATTTTGTGACAGAAGAGAATCCTGTGAACGCTTGGAATTCTCATTCTCTTAGTGATAAAAAAGCAGAAGATCGTTATATTCATGATACAACGCTCAATACAAAAGCCATTTTCATCAAGCACAAAGACTGCGAAACAGGGCCACAAGGCAAGAAAGATGCCATTCTGTTCATATCACCATATATAGACCACCGCTCTCAATCGGTTAGCCGCACTGATCA
This window contains:
- a CDS encoding peptidase m16 inactive domain-containing protein, whose protein sequence is MLRQFASRVQPRVRAQGSRLLSAQSKFGAIKAQMPRRTMATVKVEGIPKEPTELDEITTLPNGLRVASEALPGSFSGVGIYVEAGSRFENDSLRGVSHIMDRLAFKSTSRHSADEMLARVETLGGNIQCASSRESMMYQAATFNSAVPETVALLAETIRDPQITDEEVAEQIETARYEIAEIWSKPELILPELVHTAAFKDNTLGNPLLCPEERLGSIDRSTVKMYRDLFYRPERMVLAFAGVEHGTAVKLAEEFFGDMKTLPRTGSETSVSSLASDASASSSASSSSSSSSSSSSRLMSKIPLFKNISTSTTRNATVLSSPSELDITQPSRYTGGFLSLPPQPPSLTGTNFTHIHLAFEGLPVASDDIYALATLQTLLGGGGSFSAGGPGKGMYSRLYTNVLNQHGWVESCVAFNHSYTDSGLFGISASCLPGHTSAMLDVMCQELRALTLERGISKLQEGEVTRAKNQLRSSLLMNLESRMVELEDLGRSVQVHKRKIPVREMCRRIEALSVRDLQRVASMVMGGAVKNAGGGSGAPTVVVQEAQAYGVTSHTMTWDQIQDRIDGWKLGRRA